GAGTTACACTCCAGACGTACACGTCGGTGTAGGTACATGCATTGGAACGACAGCCGTGTGGGATGCGCAGAGCGGATACGTTTCTCCCTCCATCGTGGGCAGTGACATTGGCTGTGGCATGCGAGTGCATATGACAAACTTGCACAAGGACGAATTGAAAGACATCAAGCTCCGTCGCAAACTCGTTAAGGCCATTGAGAAAGTATTGCCGATGGAGGCGAACCAGCGAGGTCATTACTCGGATATAAGACTGGAGCATATTGTTCGTAAAGGACTGCATGGTTTACCCAAAAAGTATATTCCGGACAGCTATACACCGAAAAAATCAACCGCGTTGACACATGTGGAAAGCAGTAAGTTCAGTTACGATGAAGACGTGTTAAACCACGTTCCTGATATGACATGGCATCGTTCGCATCGTCAGCTCGGAACACTGGGTGGGGGAAATCATTTTGCCGAGATCCAGGCGATTGAGATCGCTGAAGAGAATCGTGAAATCGCTGAAGCTTGGGGATTGTATGATGGACAGGTCGTGGTCATGATTCATTCCGGCTCTCGTACATGGGGTGGTTATGTAAGTCAGACGAGTTCGTCAGCGATTGCCAAAGTTATGCAGCGGCTTAACCTGGGTACATCCGATCCCAGACTGGTATTTGCTCCACTTGAGCATGCGGAAGGTCGTCATTATGTGAATATGATGTATTCTGCGTTGAATTACGCTGTTGTCAATCGGCACCTGATTGCGTATGCTATTCGCGAAGCATTCCGGGATGTGTTTGGCTCCAAATGTGAATTTCGTACGTTATACGATCTGATGCACAACTATGCCTGGGAGGAATCTCACGCAGATCAAGGTTCCGTTTTTGTACATCGCAAAGGGGCGACACGTGCGTTGCCAGCAGGTCACCCGGACAATCCAAAGCCTTATCTGGCAACTGGACATCCGGCGCTTATTCCCGGTTCCATGGGAACTGCTTCATATATCATGGTAGGTCAGCCGCAGGGTGCTGATAATTATTATTCAATATGTCACGGTGCGGGTCGCATCCGTTCACGGACGGCAACAAAACGATTGATTAGCGTGGAAGATTTTGCTACGGCACTGGGTGTGGGTACAGAAGATGAGATTGTGGTAAATCAACGCTCACTTGAATCCATTATTGATGAATCACCTCAGGCTTATAAAAATGTAGATGAAATTATAGACAGTGTTACCGGCGCAGGCCTGGCTCAAGTTGTAGCCAAATGCAAACCGCTTGTAGCGGTAAAGGGAGCGAAATAATGACAATAAACGAAAAACAAACAGATCCAACCCAGGCGATCTATACCTATGACGAACAACATGATACCCGAATTCGAGTGGAAGGGTACGCCATCTATTCAAGGCTGATTCGTGGAATCAGTGAGGC
The nucleotide sequence above comes from Paenibacillus sp. W2I17. Encoded proteins:
- a CDS encoding RtcB family protein; this encodes MNTEFNLFTNPNEIAGGYRHEVKLPAGDLTVYAAQQLFSSLDYKVFEMANNNLQIPGISYMSYTPDVHVGVGTCIGTTAVWDAQSGYVSPSIVGSDIGCGMRVHMTNLHKDELKDIKLRRKLVKAIEKVLPMEANQRGHYSDIRLEHIVRKGLHGLPKKYIPDSYTPKKSTALTHVESSKFSYDEDVLNHVPDMTWHRSHRQLGTLGGGNHFAEIQAIEIAEENREIAEAWGLYDGQVVVMIHSGSRTWGGYVSQTSSSAIAKVMQRLNLGTSDPRLVFAPLEHAEGRHYVNMMYSALNYAVVNRHLIAYAIREAFRDVFGSKCEFRTLYDLMHNYAWEESHADQGSVFVHRKGATRALPAGHPDNPKPYLATGHPALIPGSMGTASYIMVGQPQGADNYYSICHGAGRIRSRTATKRLISVEDFATALGVGTEDEIVVNQRSLESIIDESPQAYKNVDEIIDSVTGAGLAQVVAKCKPLVAVKGAK